From a single Alloactinosynnema sp. L-07 genomic region:
- a CDS encoding MFS transporter codes for MSTESSEQTTKAARSALFPLYAAGFVTAFGAHSIAAGLGGYLESGHASLITLGLLLAVYDGAEVVLKPVFGSLADRVGPRPVLLGGLLAFAVASVAFVLAGNPALVGAARLGQGAAAAAFSPAAGALVARLTPQTGHGRAFGGYGAWKGLGYTLGPVLGGVLITLGGYPLLFGALGVLAVAVAAWAALAVPAVSPLPRARQTVLDLARRLGTGSFLRPTLALAGATAALAVGVGFLPVAGAGHGLGPLVTGALVSLLAATAALVQPRVGRAYDAGRIGDGPGMAAGLALAAAGMAVAGVLPGLAGLVGAAVLIGAGTGLVTPIGFAHLAKGAPPERLGQTMGAAEVGRELGDAGGPLLVGALAAAAGALSFGLIGLAVVLAALAAVVARR; via the coding sequence TTGAGCACCGAATCGTCCGAGCAGACCACCAAAGCGGCGCGGAGCGCGTTGTTCCCCTTGTACGCGGCGGGGTTCGTCACCGCGTTCGGCGCCCACAGCATCGCCGCCGGCCTGGGCGGCTACCTCGAATCCGGGCACGCTTCGTTGATAACACTGGGCTTGCTGCTGGCCGTCTACGACGGCGCCGAGGTGGTGCTCAAGCCCGTGTTCGGGTCGCTGGCCGATCGGGTCGGGCCGCGCCCGGTTCTGCTCGGCGGGCTGCTGGCCTTCGCCGTTGCGTCGGTGGCGTTCGTGCTCGCGGGCAACCCGGCGCTGGTCGGTGCGGCGCGGCTGGGTCAGGGGGCGGCCGCGGCGGCGTTCTCCCCGGCCGCGGGAGCTTTGGTGGCCCGGCTGACCCCACAGACCGGGCATGGTCGCGCGTTCGGAGGCTACGGCGCCTGGAAGGGGCTGGGCTACACCCTCGGCCCCGTTCTGGGCGGTGTCCTGATCACCCTGGGCGGCTATCCGCTGCTATTCGGCGCGCTCGGGGTACTCGCGGTGGCTGTCGCCGCGTGGGCGGCGCTGGCGGTGCCCGCCGTATCCCCGCTGCCCCGCGCCCGGCAGACCGTGCTCGACCTCGCCCGCAGGCTGGGCACCGGCAGCTTCCTGCGCCCCACGCTGGCCCTGGCGGGCGCCACCGCGGCGCTGGCGGTGGGTGTGGGATTCCTGCCCGTTGCCGGGGCAGGTCACGGTCTCGGCCCGTTGGTCACGGGCGCGCTGGTCTCGCTGCTGGCCGCCACCGCCGCGCTGGTCCAGCCCCGCGTCGGACGCGCCTACGACGCGGGCCGGATCGGCGACGGTCCCGGCATGGCCGCCGGTCTGGCCCTGGCCGCGGCGGGCATGGCCGTCGCCGGTGTACTTCCCGGACTCGCCGGGCTGGTGGGGGCCGCGGTCCTCATCGGCGCCGGAACCGGGCTGGTGACCCCGATCGGGTTCGCACACCTGGCCAAAGGAGCCCCTCCCGAACGGCTCGGGCAGACCATGGGCGCGGCCGAGGTCGGCCGCGAACTCGGCGACGCGGGCGGCCCCCTGCTGGTCGGCGCCCTCGCCGCCGCCGCGGGCGCCTTGAGCTTCGGCTTGATCGGACTCGCCGTCGTGCTCGCCGCCCTAGCGGCGGTGGTCGCGCGGCGGTGA
- a CDS encoding Chromate resistance protein ChrB, with amino-acid sequence MFGAPAAEQAVQRLKHCADRPADYTEQVFQALHQM; translated from the coding sequence GTGTTCGGTGCCCCAGCCGCCGAGCAGGCCGTACAGCGGCTCAAGCACTGCGCCGACCGGCCGGCCGACTACACCGAGCAGGTCTTCCAAGCCCTGCACCAGATGTGA
- a CDS encoding MbtH family protein, whose translation MSGNPFDDENSEFLVLVNEENQHSLWPTFAEVPAGWTSVFGAASRASCVEFIERSWTDMRPTSLVVAMRADGRA comes from the coding sequence ATGTCCGGCAATCCCTTCGACGACGAGAACAGTGAGTTCCTCGTCCTGGTCAACGAAGAGAACCAGCACTCGCTGTGGCCGACCTTCGCCGAGGTGCCCGCGGGGTGGACCTCGGTCTTCGGGGCCGCGTCACGTGCGTCGTGCGTCGAGTTCATCGAGCGTTCGTGGACGGACATGCGGCCGACGAGCCTGGTCGTGGCGATGCGCGCCGACGGGCGGGCGTGA
- a CDS encoding salicylate synthase yields MTAVAALARQADGPFVVYERDGRWTFASGAVAELRMNRHAITIALGGLVRSVSVSDDPLAQISTLLAELRVPWRRAYGWAGFELAHLLHGVAEAAGDAPLMHIVVPAEEVVFQDGGVELHAADDRGLDRLQAALDAPAVTWGAPHTGVDLAAPDDPAYRAAVAAAVEDIRAERLQKVILSRVVSVPMEIDLVATYVAGRRGNTPARSFLLDLGGLRATGFSPETVVEVYPDGRVSTQPLAGTRGLVGDPATDLSRRVELLGDPKEVFEHAISVRLAQDELETLCRPGSVTVDEFMTIKERGSVQHLASRVSGKLADGKGAWHAFAALFPAITASGIPKPEAFDLIARHEEPRGLYSGAVLAIDADGGFDAALVLRTVFSQDGRTWLRAGAGVVGMSTPERELEETREKLRSISRFLVPADPTGATVVSTSDESVEPDLTVAGLRHIAADLTEEEPAAIDAQANLFELGLESIALMKLVSTWRQAGIDVNFAELAGNPTLDGWSKLLAERRPVTAVPASSDSSDDPDDETFGLAVLQHAYWVGRTAGHRLGGVAAHLYSEFDGSDIDPERLTAAIGRLIERHDMLRVVITDNGRQRIAETSGWRGLVVHDLRDIAEDERTARLEAIRDANSHRMLDIEAGEVFATELTLLPDGRTRLHLDVDMVAADAVSYRIMLADLAELYADHTGTTGTPGYSFRQYRSARPQARAEAARDAALWWRDRLPDLPGAPDLPAATRRRDSGKPRVTRRATTLSPEQRAALADRARTQGITPAMAVATAFAEVIGTWSAEPRFLINVPLFDREPIHPDVAEIVGDFTSSVLLEIDLSRPASFADRARQTQSRMHADAAHADFTGVEVLRDLTRLRGEQVLAPIVFTSALSLGELFDEGVRRSFGDAVWIISQGPQVLLDAQVTELDGGLLVNWDSRDDEFADGVVDAMFAAFSELVHTLAADADAWTRPVAGLLPAAQVQRRASVNETGGLRAGRRLHDGFFAEATRNPDAIAVLGTETITYGDLADRALRVAGALVARGVRPGDTVGVTLPKGPDQIVAVLGVLAAGGTYVPVGVEQPEARVRRIADLAGYRVLIGETPGTLTLAETRAGDPLPEFVRVDQEDLAYVLFTSGSTGEPKGVEVPHRAAMATIDDLIDRFELGGDDRTLALSALDFDLSVFDLFAPLSVGGAVVIASGDRRDAAAWGELIAEHRVTVLNCVPALLDMVLTSGTALGDSLRLVLLGGDWVGVDLPARLAEAVPGCRFVALGGTTETAIHSTVCEVTGPVPEHWHAVPYGTPLRGVRCRVVDAQGRDCPEWVPGELWIGGDGVARGYRGDPDRTADRFVTHEGLRWYRTGDIARYLDDGGLEFLGRRDDQVKIRGYRVELGEVEAALVADAAVREAVAVVTGAGRRTLVAGVVPDSDAVDPIAVADRVRELVPTHMVPDRIVVLDAIPLSTNGKVDRSAVRRLIGDVAREDGAGPQSPLENVIDLVWREVLGLERVGRDEELFTVGGDSVIATAIVSRLRELLDTRTVTVRTLFAAPTVAGFAAELILAQDRPGRLESVAELVWEIESLSDDEVLARAEGLA; encoded by the coding sequence GTGACCGCTGTGGCGGCGCTGGCGAGGCAGGCCGACGGGCCGTTCGTCGTCTACGAGCGGGACGGACGGTGGACCTTCGCCTCCGGTGCCGTCGCCGAGCTGCGGATGAATCGGCACGCGATCACCATCGCGCTGGGTGGGCTGGTTCGTTCCGTCTCGGTGTCGGATGATCCGTTGGCGCAGATCTCGACGCTGCTCGCCGAGCTGCGGGTGCCGTGGCGGCGGGCCTACGGCTGGGCCGGGTTCGAACTGGCGCACCTGCTGCACGGGGTGGCCGAGGCCGCGGGCGACGCGCCGCTGATGCACATCGTGGTGCCCGCCGAGGAAGTCGTGTTCCAGGACGGCGGCGTCGAACTGCACGCCGCCGACGACCGCGGGCTCGACCGCCTTCAGGCCGCGCTCGACGCGCCTGCTGTCACCTGGGGGGCGCCGCACACCGGGGTCGACCTGGCCGCGCCGGATGACCCCGCCTACCGCGCCGCCGTGGCGGCCGCGGTCGAGGACATTCGCGCCGAGCGGCTGCAGAAAGTCATTCTGTCGCGGGTCGTGTCGGTGCCGATGGAGATCGACCTGGTCGCCACCTATGTGGCGGGCAGGCGGGGCAACACCCCGGCGCGTTCGTTCCTGCTCGACCTCGGCGGCCTGCGGGCGACCGGGTTCAGCCCGGAGACCGTGGTCGAGGTGTACCCGGACGGGCGGGTCTCGACCCAGCCGCTGGCGGGCACCCGCGGCCTGGTCGGCGATCCCGCGACCGACCTGAGCCGCCGCGTCGAGCTTCTCGGCGACCCCAAGGAGGTGTTCGAACACGCCATCTCCGTGCGGCTCGCCCAGGACGAGTTGGAGACGTTGTGCCGTCCCGGGTCGGTGACCGTCGACGAGTTCATGACGATCAAGGAGCGGGGCAGCGTCCAGCACCTGGCCTCCCGGGTCAGCGGCAAGCTCGCCGATGGCAAGGGCGCGTGGCACGCGTTCGCGGCGCTGTTCCCGGCGATCACCGCGTCCGGCATCCCCAAGCCCGAGGCGTTCGACCTGATCGCGCGGCACGAAGAGCCGCGTGGCCTCTATAGCGGAGCCGTGCTCGCCATCGACGCCGACGGCGGATTCGACGCGGCGCTGGTGTTGCGCACAGTGTTCTCCCAGGACGGGCGGACCTGGCTGCGCGCGGGCGCGGGTGTCGTCGGCATGTCCACGCCAGAACGGGAACTCGAGGAGACCCGGGAGAAGCTGCGCAGCATCTCCCGGTTCCTGGTCCCCGCTGATCCGACGGGAGCGACCGTGGTGTCCACTTCGGACGAGAGCGTCGAACCGGACCTGACTGTGGCGGGCCTGCGGCACATCGCCGCCGACCTGACCGAGGAGGAGCCCGCCGCGATCGACGCGCAGGCCAACCTGTTCGAGCTGGGCCTGGAGTCAATCGCGCTGATGAAGCTCGTCAGCACCTGGCGGCAGGCGGGCATCGACGTCAACTTCGCCGAACTGGCGGGCAACCCGACGCTGGACGGCTGGTCGAAACTGCTGGCCGAGCGCAGGCCGGTCACCGCTGTCCCGGCGTCGTCGGACAGTTCGGACGACCCCGACGACGAGACCTTCGGCCTGGCCGTGCTCCAGCACGCCTACTGGGTCGGCCGGACCGCCGGACACCGGCTCGGCGGGGTGGCGGCCCACCTGTATTCCGAGTTCGACGGATCGGACATCGACCCGGAGCGCCTCACCGCCGCCATCGGTCGCCTCATCGAGCGGCACGACATGCTGCGGGTCGTCATCACCGACAACGGGCGCCAGCGCATCGCCGAGACGTCGGGCTGGCGTGGTCTGGTCGTACACGACCTGCGCGACATCGCCGAGGACGAGCGAACCGCGCGACTGGAGGCGATCCGGGACGCGAACTCGCACCGGATGCTCGACATCGAGGCCGGGGAGGTCTTCGCGACCGAGTTGACCCTGTTGCCCGACGGTCGCACCCGGCTGCACCTCGACGTCGACATGGTCGCGGCGGACGCGGTCAGCTATCGGATCATGCTCGCCGACCTGGCCGAGTTGTACGCCGACCACACGGGAACCACCGGCACACCGGGCTACAGCTTCCGTCAGTACCGCTCCGCGCGCCCGCAGGCGCGGGCCGAGGCGGCGCGCGACGCGGCCCTGTGGTGGCGTGACCGGCTGCCCGACCTGCCCGGCGCGCCCGACCTGCCCGCCGCGACGCGGCGCCGCGACTCCGGCAAGCCCCGGGTGACCCGCCGGGCGACGACACTGTCGCCCGAGCAGCGCGCGGCGCTCGCGGACCGGGCCCGCACGCAGGGGATCACCCCGGCGATGGCCGTCGCGACCGCGTTCGCCGAGGTCATCGGCACCTGGAGCGCCGAACCACGGTTCCTGATCAACGTGCCACTGTTCGACCGCGAGCCGATCCACCCGGACGTCGCCGAGATCGTCGGCGACTTCACCAGCTCGGTGCTGCTGGAGATCGACTTGTCCCGACCGGCGTCGTTCGCCGACCGGGCGCGGCAGACCCAGTCCCGGATGCACGCCGACGCCGCCCACGCCGACTTCACCGGCGTCGAGGTGCTGCGTGACCTGACTCGCCTGCGCGGTGAACAGGTGCTCGCGCCGATCGTGTTCACCAGCGCGTTGAGCCTGGGCGAGCTGTTCGACGAGGGTGTCCGCCGCAGCTTCGGCGACGCCGTGTGGATCATCTCGCAGGGGCCGCAGGTGCTGCTCGACGCGCAGGTGACCGAACTGGACGGTGGGCTGCTCGTCAACTGGGACTCCCGCGACGACGAGTTCGCCGACGGCGTGGTGGACGCGATGTTCGCCGCGTTCTCCGAACTCGTGCACACCTTGGCCGCCGACGCCGATGCGTGGACCCGGCCGGTGGCGGGTCTGCTGCCTGCCGCGCAGGTCCAGCGGCGGGCCTCGGTCAACGAGACCGGCGGGCTCCGCGCGGGCCGTCGACTCCACGACGGCTTCTTCGCCGAGGCGACCCGAAACCCGGACGCCATCGCGGTTCTGGGCACCGAGACGATCACCTATGGTGACCTCGCCGACCGGGCGCTGCGCGTCGCAGGCGCGCTTGTCGCGCGCGGCGTTCGACCCGGCGACACCGTCGGCGTCACGCTGCCCAAGGGCCCGGATCAGATCGTCGCCGTGCTGGGTGTGCTGGCCGCGGGCGGCACCTACGTGCCGGTCGGCGTCGAGCAGCCCGAGGCGCGCGTTCGCCGCATCGCCGATCTCGCGGGCTACCGCGTGCTCATCGGCGAGACCCCGGGAACCCTCACCCTCGCCGAGACGCGCGCGGGCGACCCACTTCCCGAATTCGTCCGCGTGGACCAGGAGGACTTGGCGTACGTCCTGTTCACCTCGGGTTCGACCGGCGAGCCCAAGGGGGTCGAGGTCCCGCATCGCGCGGCCATGGCCACGATCGACGACCTGATCGACCGGTTCGAGCTCGGCGGGGACGACCGAACGTTGGCGTTGTCCGCGTTGGACTTCGACCTGTCGGTGTTCGACCTGTTCGCGCCGCTGTCGGTCGGGGGAGCGGTGGTGATCGCGTCGGGTGACCGGCGTGACGCCGCCGCGTGGGGCGAGCTGATCGCCGAGCACCGGGTCACCGTCCTCAACTGCGTTCCTGCGCTGCTTGACATGGTGTTGACGTCCGGGACGGCGTTGGGGGACTCGCTGCGGTTGGTGCTGCTCGGGGGTGACTGGGTCGGGGTGGATCTGCCTGCGCGGCTGGCCGAGGCGGTTCCCGGCTGCCGGTTCGTGGCGTTGGGCGGGACCACGGAGACCGCCATCCACTCCACGGTGTGCGAGGTGACCGGTCCCGTTCCCGAGCATTGGCACGCCGTGCCCTACGGCACCCCGTTGCGCGGTGTGCGGTGTCGGGTGGTGGACGCGCAGGGCCGTGACTGCCCGGAGTGGGTTCCCGGTGAGCTGTGGATCGGCGGTGACGGCGTCGCGCGGGGGTACCGGGGCGACCCGGACCGGACCGCTGACCGCTTCGTCACCCACGAGGGCCTGCGTTGGTACCGGACCGGCGACATCGCCCGGTACCTCGACGACGGCGGCCTCGAGTTCCTCGGCCGCCGCGACGACCAGGTGAAGATTCGCGGCTACCGGGTCGAGTTGGGCGAGGTCGAGGCGGCGCTCGTGGCCGACGCGGCCGTGCGCGAGGCCGTCGCCGTGGTCACCGGGGCAGGTCGCCGCACCCTGGTCGCGGGCGTCGTGCCGGACTCCGACGCGGTCGACCCGATCGCGGTCGCCGACCGGGTTCGCGAGTTGGTTCCCACCCACATGGTGCCGGACCGGATCGTCGTCCTGGACGCCATTCCGTTGAGCACCAACGGAAAGGTCGACCGCTCGGCGGTTCGCCGCCTGATCGGGGACGTCGCCCGCGAGGACGGCGCGGGCCCGCAGAGTCCGCTGGAGAACGTGATCGATCTTGTGTGGCGTGAAGTGCTCGGCCTGGAGCGGGTCGGGCGCGACGAGGAGCTGTTCACGGTCGGCGGCGACTCCGTGATCGCGACCGCGATCGTGTCGCGACTGCGGGAGCTGCTGGACACGCGGACCGTCACGGTGCGGACGCTGTTCGCCGCCCCGACCGTCGCCGGGTTCGCCGCTGAGCTGATCCTCGCCCAGGACCGGCCGGGACGGCTGGAATCCGTGGCCGAGTTGGTGTGGGAGATCGAGTCCCTCAGCGACGACGAGGTGCTCGCCCGAGCCGAGGGTTTGGCATGA